In Ruminiclostridium papyrosolvens DSM 2782, the following proteins share a genomic window:
- the tnpB gene encoding IS66 family insertion sequence element accessory protein TnpB (TnpB, as the term is used for proteins encoded by IS66 family insertion elements, is considered an accessory protein, since TnpC, encoded by a neighboring gene, is a DDE family transposase.): MFNDATGFKRIFIACGYTDLRRGIDGLAATIKNDFHMDPYEQGNIFLFCGRRTDRMKALVYEGDVRISA; encoded by the coding sequence ATGTTTAACGATGCAACAGGCTTCAAGCGAATCTTCATCGCATGTGGATACACTGACTTACGGCGTGGTATTGATGGTCTGGCTGCCACAATTAAAAATGACTTCCATATGGATCCCTATGAACAGGGAAACATCTTTTTGTTCTGCGGCAGGCGTACCGATCGCATGAAAGCATTGGTTTATGAGGGAGATGTGCGTATAAGCGCTTAG